A region of Lepus europaeus isolate LE1 chromosome 2, mLepTim1.pri, whole genome shotgun sequence DNA encodes the following proteins:
- the LRRC3B gene encoding leucine-rich repeat-containing protein 3B has product MNLVDLWLTRSLSMCLLLQSFVLMILCFHSASMCPKGCLCSSSGGLNVTCSNANLKEIPRDLPPETVLLYLDSNQITSIPNEIFKDLHQLRVLNLSKNGIEFIDEHAFKGVAETLQSLDLSDNRIQSVHKNAFNNLKARARIANNPWHCDCTLQQVLRSMASNHETAHNVICKTSVLDEHAGRPFLNAANDADLCNLPKKTTDYAMLVTMFGWFTMVISYVVYYVRQNQEDARRHLEYLKSLPSRQKKADEPDDISTVV; this is encoded by the coding sequence ATGAATCTGGTAGACCTGTGGTTAACTCGCTCCCTCTCCATGTGTCTCCTCCTACAAAGTTTTGTTCTTATGATACTGTGCTTTCATTCTGCCAGTATGTGTCCCAAGGGCTGTCTTTGTTCATCCTCTGGGGGTTTAAATGTCACCTGTAGCAATGCAAATCTCAAGGAAATACCCAGAGATCTTCCTCCTGAGACGGTCTTATTGTATCTGGACTCCAATCAGATCACATCTATACCCAATGAGATTTTCAAGGACCTTCATCAACTGAGAGTTCTTAACCTGTCCAAAAATGGCATTGAATTTATTGATGAGCATGCCTTCAAAGGAGTTGCTGAAACTTTGCAGAGTCTGGACTTGTCCGACAATAGGATTCAAAGCGTGCACAAAAATGCCTTCAACAACCTGAAGGCCAGGGCCAGAATTGCCAACAATCCCTGGCACTGTGACTGTACGCTACAGCAAGTTCTGAGGAGCATGGCCTCCAATCACGAGACAGCCCACAATGTCATCTGTAAGACCTCTGTGTTGGATGAGCATGCTGGAAGACCATTCCTCAATGCTGCCAATGATGCTGACCTTTGTAACCTCCCTAAAAAAACTACTGATTATGCCATGCTGGTCACCATGTTTGGCTGGTTCACCATGGTAATTTCATATGTGGTATATTATGTCAGGCAAAATCAGGAGGATGCACGGAGACACCTTGAATACTTGAAATCCCTGCCAAGCAGGCAAAAGAAAGCAGACGAACCTGATGACattagcactgtggtatag